A portion of the Candidatus Palauibacter soopunensis genome contains these proteins:
- a CDS encoding VirB8/TrbF family protein — translation MMKRDRDAGREYAEIWGEAVQANRKLRTILIFLSASMVLGVFVLLRIAGAEPPKPIVIRVDEVGRAEALAYETATAQADPLDPTTKYFLNRFVHDFHARRRATAQEQWTRSLRFLSTDLANAAFQRDGAEVASVAAGTADTETEVEQVVLRIHPAPEPPHSATADFDLVHLRGEQELRRERWSLTLRFEFLDSIPPELVVHNPMGLLVTYMRADRALVTGDER, via the coding sequence ATGATGAAACGAGACCGTGACGCGGGCCGCGAGTACGCGGAGATCTGGGGCGAGGCCGTCCAGGCGAACCGGAAGCTCAGGACGATCCTGATCTTCCTATCGGCAAGCATGGTGCTCGGCGTCTTCGTGCTGCTGAGGATCGCGGGCGCGGAGCCGCCCAAGCCCATCGTCATCCGGGTGGACGAGGTGGGCCGCGCCGAGGCGCTGGCCTACGAGACCGCGACCGCGCAGGCCGATCCGCTCGATCCGACAACGAAGTACTTCCTGAACCGGTTCGTCCACGACTTCCACGCGCGCCGCCGCGCGACCGCCCAGGAGCAATGGACCCGGAGCCTCCGGTTCCTCTCGACGGACCTGGCGAACGCGGCGTTCCAGAGGGACGGCGCGGAGGTCGCGAGCGTGGCGGCGGGGACCGCCGACACCGAGACCGAGGTCGAGCAGGTCGTGCTCCGCATCCACCCCGCGCCCGAGCCGCCGCACAGCGCGACTGCGGACTTCGACCTCGTGCACCTGAGGGGCGAACAGGAGCTGCGGCGGGAGCGCTGGTCGCTCACGCTCCGGTTCGAGTTCCTCGACTCGATCCCGCCCGAGTTGGTCGTCCACAATCCGATGGGGCTCCTCGTCACCTACATGCGGGCAGACCGGGCGCTCGTGACGGGGGACGAGCGATGA